From a region of the Molothrus ater isolate BHLD 08-10-18 breed brown headed cowbird chromosome 27, BPBGC_Mater_1.1, whole genome shotgun sequence genome:
- the MIEN1 gene encoding migration and invasion enhancer 1, producing the protein MSGGTGNGNGDGNGAESGAERRVRIVVEYCEPCGFEATYQELASAVRDEYPDIEIESRLGGTGAFEIEINGQLVFSKLENGGFPYEKDLIEAIRRARNGEPLEKITNSRPPCVIL; encoded by the exons ATGAGCGGCGGcaccgggaacgggaacggTGACGGCAACGGGGCCGAGAGCGGGGCCGAGCGGCGAGTCCGCATCGTGGTGGAGTATTG cgaGCCCTGTGGCTTCGAGGCCACCTACCAGGAGCTGGCGAGCGCCGTGCGGGACGAGTACCCCGACATCGAGATCGAGTCACGCCTGGGGGGCACCG GTGCCTTTGAGATCGAGATCAACGGGCAGCTGGTGTTCTCCAAGCTGGAGAATGGAGGTTTTCCCTACGAGAAGGAT CTGATCGAGGCCATCCGCAGAGCCCGCAATGGGGAGCCCCTGGAGAAAATCACCAACAGCCGCCCCCCCTGCGTCATCCTGTAA
- the GRB7 gene encoding growth factor receptor-bound protein 7, with translation MEGGAQQSSLWEPPEQEGGPAERDGGEGPPELRRSQPLLIHGSSRQPPQEEPRASSLPSIPNPFPELCSPSNSPILSSPALGQGPPREGASHVVKVFGEDGACRSLEASAGTTARQLCETLVRRTRALHDHSWALVELHQHLALERCLEDHESVLEVQSSWAPGADSRFVFRKNFAKYELFKSSTQLLFPEVMVSSCLEANKSMAHSELIQNFLNSGSCPEVQGFLHLREAGRKVWKRFHFSLRRSGLYYSTKGTSKDPRHLQYFADLTESNIYYVTQGKKLYGTPTEFGFCIKPHKVRSGAKGLKLLCSEDEQSRSCWMAAFRLFKYGMQLYRNYQQAQARLSQPPWIGPTPLRSVSDNALVAMDFSGCTGRVIENPNEVLSAALEEAQAWRKKTTHRYSLPAACHSSPLSAAIHRTQPWFHGRISREDTQQLIGRQGLVDGVFLVRESQRNPKGFVLSLCHLQRIKHYLILPSEEEGRLYFTMDDGQTRFADLIQLVEFHQINRGILPCKLRHYCTCVAL, from the exons ATGGAGGGgggggctcagcagagcagcctctgggaGCCCCCCGAGCAGgagggaggccctgcagagcgGGATGGGGGCGAGGGCCCGCCCGAGCTCCggcgctcccagcccctcctcatcCACGGCAGCAG CCGGCAGCCGCCACAGGAGGAGCCGCGGGCGTCGTCGCTGCCCAGCATCCCCAACCCCTTCCCcgagctctgcagcccctccaaCTCCCCCATCCTGAGCAGCCcggccctgggacagggacccccccgCGAGGGCGCCTCCCAC GTGGTGAAGGTGTTTGGTGAGGACGGCGCCTGCCGCTCGCTGGAGGCCTCGGCGGGCACCACGGCGCGGCAGCTCTGCGAGACCCTGGTGCGCAGGACACGGGCACTGCACGACCACAGCTGGGCCCTGGTGGAGCTGCACCAGCACCTGGCCCTgg agCGCTGCCTGGAGGACCACGAGTCAGTGCTGGAggtgcagagctcctgggccCCGGGTGCCGACAGCCGCTTCGTGTTCCGCAAGAACTTTGCCAAGTACGAGCTCTTCAAGAGCAGCACG cagctgctgttccccGAGGTGATGGTGTCCAGCTGCCTGGAGGCCAACAAGAGCATGGCGCACTCCGAGCTCATCCAG aatTTCCTCAactctgggagctgccctgaggTCCAGGGTTTCCTGCACCTGCGGGAGGCCGGGCGCAAGGTCTGGAAGCGTTTCCACTTCTCCCTGCGCCGCTCGGGGCTCTACTACTCCACCAAAGGCACCTCCAAG gacccccggCACCTCCAGTACTTCGCTGACCTCACCGAGTCCAACATCTACTACGTGACGCAGGGCAAGAAGCTCTACGGGACTCCCACCGAGTTCGGCTTCTGCATCAAG ccccACAAGGTTCGGAGCGGAGCGAAGGGTctgaagctgctctgcagcgAGGATGAGCAGAGCCGCAGCTGCTGGATGGCCGCGTTCCGCCTCTTCAAG TACGGGATGCAGCTCTACAGAAACTACCAGCAAGCCCAGGCACGACTGAGCCAACCCCCCTGGATCGGCCCCACGCCCCTG CGCAGCGTCTCAGACAatgccctggtggccatggacTTCTCGGGGTGCACGGGCCGGGTGATTGAGAACCCCAATGAGGTGCTGAGCGCGGCCTTGGAGGAGGCCCAGGCCTGGAGG AAGAAGACGACGCACCGCTACAGCCTGCCCGCCGCCTGCCACAGCTCCCCGCTCAGTGCTG ccatcCACCGCACCCAGCCCTGGTTCCACGGGAGGATCTCCCGGGAGGACACCCAGCAGCTCATCGGCCGCCAGGGCTTGGTGGACGG GGTGTTCCTGGTGCGGGAGAGCCAGCGGAACCCCAAGGGCTtcgtgctgtccctgtgccacctgcagCGCATCAAGCACTACCTCATCCTGCCG AGCGAGGAGGAGGGGCGGCTCTACTTCACCATGGACGACGGGCAGACGCGCTTCGCCGACCTCATCCAGCTGGTGGAGTTCCACCAGATCAACCGCGGCATCCTGCCCTGCAAGCTGCGCCACTACTGCACCTGCGTGGCCCTCTGA
- the ERBB2 gene encoding receptor tyrosine-protein kinase erbB-2, translated as MIAAGGCLGVALLLLLLLLAALCPPAAAEVCTGTDMKLLRPSSPESHYETLRHLYQGCQVVQGNLELTYLPADADTSFLKDIKEVQGYVLIAENRVSGLELQSLRIIRGTQLFQERYALAVLGNAGPAGAPGLRQLGMRHLTEILKGGVLIERNPELCFQETILWSDILHRHNEFRADIQVETTRTRSCPDCRALCAEGHCWGEGKQDCQTLTNSICHGCPRCKGTKPTDCCHEQCAAGCTGPKHSDCLACLNFNRSGICELHCPPLVVYNSDTFESMPNPDGRYTFGASCVSQCPYNYLATEVGSCTLVCPQNSQEVTVNNVQKCEKCSKPCPEVCYGLGVDFLKGVRAVNASNIQHFSGCTKIFGSLAFLPETFAGDPSTNTPPLDPKLLRIFESLKELTGFLYIAAWPPDMKDLGVFQNLRVIRGRVLHNGAYSLTLQDLAVQALGLRALQEISSGMVLVHHNPQLCFLQKVPWHSIFRNPRQRLFQTHNKPPEQCEREGLVCFHLCAQGHCWGPGPTQCVACERFLRGQECVASCNLLDGAIREHANGTRCLPCHPECQPQNGTETCFGSDADQCVACAHYKDAQQCVRRCPSGVKADASFVPVWKYPDEFGVCQLCPTNCTHSCTIRDEDGCPVDQKPSQVTSIIAGVVGALLVIVLLLITVICVKRRRQQERKHTMRRLLQETELVEPLTPSGALPNQAQMRILKETELKKVKVLGSGAFGTVYKGIWIPDGESVKIPVAIKVLRENTSPKANKEILDEAYVMAGVGSPYVSRLLGICLTSTVQLVTQLMPYGCLLDYVRENKDHIGSQDLLNWCVQIAKGMSYLEEVRLVHRDLAARNVLVKSPNHVKITDFGLARLLDIDETEYHADGGKVPIKWMALESILRRRFTHQSDVWSYGVTVWELMTFGAKPYDGIPAREIPDLLEKGERLPQPPICTIDVYMIMVKCWMIDSECRPKFRELVTEFSRMARDPQRFVVIQNDLVGLPGSMDSTFYRALLDEEDMDDLVDAEEYLVPHHGFFSTDTSTTYRSRISSMRSTAESPAKVEEGEGLASFSFPAQGLAEGPEGPVPEVPDGDKVALQSPPGREPGTLPRYSEDPTGLTAKDGEEPECFTVPAPHNTMPEYVNQAGERPPRAPPSPPDKPKGHQGKNGLIKDPKNSFPGPFGHAVENPEYLAPPHGTPSPGPFSQAFDNPYYWNQDPAKGGGPEGGPGTTPTAENPEYLGLAGPDATAV; from the exons TCTGCACCGGCACCGACATGAAGCTGCTGCGTCCCTCCAGCCCCGAGAGCCACTACGAGACCCTGCGGCACCTCTACCAGGGCTGCCAGGTAGTCCAGGGCAACCTGGAGCTCACCTACCTGCCCGCCGACGCCGACACCTCCTTCCTCAAG GACATCAAGGAGGTGCAGGGGTACGTGCTGATCGCGGAGAACCGAGTGAgcgggctggagctgcagagcctgcgCATCATCCGCGGCACGCAGCTCTTCCAGGAGCGCTACGCCCTGGCCGTGCTGGGCAAcgccggccccgccggggcACCGGGGCTGCGCCAGCTCGGCATGAGGCACCTCACAG AGATCCTGAAGGGAGGGGTGCTCATTGAGAGGAACCCCgagctgtgtttccaggagaCCATCCTGTGGAGCGACATCCTGCACCGGCACAACGAGTTCCGTGCCGACATCCAGGTGGAGACCACCCGCACCCGCAGCT GTCCCGACTGCCGGGCACTCTGTGCCgaggggcactgctggggtgagGGCAAACAGGACTGCCAGACAT tgaccaACAGCATCTGCCACGGCTGCCCACGCTGCAAGGGCACGAAACCCACGGACTGCTGCCACGAGCAGTGCGCTGCTGGCTGCACCGGCCCCAAGCACTCCGACTGCCTG gcatGCCTGAACTTCAACAGGAGTGGGATCTGCGAGCTGCACTGCCCCCCACTCGTTGTCTACAACTCGGACACCTTCGAGTCGATGCCCAACCCTGACGGGCGCTACACCTTTGGTGCCAGCTGTGTCAGCCAGTGTCCCT ACAACTACCTCGCCACGGAGGTGGGGTCCTGCACCCTCGTGTGCCCCCAGAACAGCCAGGAGGTCACGGTCAACAACGTGCAGAAGTGTGAGAAGTGCAGCAAACCCTGCCCAGAGG TGTGCTATGGGCTGGGAGTGGATTTCCTGAAGGGTGTTCGTGCTGTGAACGCCTCCAACATCCAGCACTTCTCTGGCTGCACCAAGATTTTTGGGAGCCTGGCCTTCCTGCCCGAGACCTTCGCTGG GGACCCCAGCACCAACACCCCACCCCTGGACCCCAAACTGCTGCGGATCTTCGAGAGCCTGAAGGAGCTGACGG GCTTCCTCTACATCGCAGCCTGGCCACCTGACATGAAGGACCTGGGAGTGTTCCAAAACCTGCGGGTGATCCGGGGCAGGGTGCTGCACAA CGGCGCCTACTCGCTGACACTGCAGGACCTGGCGGTGCAGGCGCTGGGGCTGCGGGCCCTGCAGGAGATCAGCAGTGGGATGGTGCTGGTGCACCAcaacccccagctctgcttcctccagaaggtgccctggcacagcatctTCCGTAACCCCCGCCAGCGCCTCTTCCAGACCCACAACAAACCCCCCGAGCAGTGCG AGAGAGAGGGGCTGGTTTGCTTccacctctgtgcccaggggcactgctggggcccCGGCCCCACCCAGTGCGTGGCGTGCGAGCGGTTCCTGCGCGGCCAGGAGTGCGTGGCCTCCTGCAACCTCCTGGATGG agccatccGGGAACACGCCAACGGGACGCGGTGCCTGCCGTGCCACCCCGAGTGCCAGCCCCAGAACGGCACCGAGACCTGCTTCGGATCG GATGCAGACCAGTGCGTGGCCTGTGCCCACTACAAGGACGCCCAGCAGTGCGTGCGGCGCTGCCCCAGCGGCGTCAAGGCCGACGCCTCCTTCGTGCCCGTCTGGAAATACCCGGATGAATTCGGagtgtgccagctctgccccaccaACTGCACCCACTC gtgcacGATCCGGGATGAGGATGGATGTCCTGTGGACCAGAAGCCAAG CCAGGTGACATCCATCATTGCTGGCGTGGTTGGGGCTCTGCTGGTCATCGTCCTGCTCCTCATCACTGTCATCTGCGTCAAGCGCCGGCGGCAGCAGGAGCGCAAGCACACCAtgaggaggctgctgcaggagaccGAG CTGGTGGAGCCACTGACGCCCAGCGGGGCCCTCCCCAACCAAGCCCAGATGAGGATCCTCAAGGAGACGGAGCTGAAGAAAGTGAAAGTTTTGGGTTCTGGTGCTTTTGGCACTGTCTATAAG GGCATCTGGATCCCTGATGGGGAGAGCGTGAAGATCCCCGTGGCCATCAAAGTCTTGCGGGAGAACACATCACCCAAAGCCAACAAGGAGATCCTGGAT GAGGCCTATGTGATGGCAGGGGTGGGCAGCCCCTACGTGTCCCGGCTGCTGGGCATCTGCCTGACCTCCACGGTGCAGCTGGTGACGCAGCTGATGCCCTACGGCTGCCTGCTGGACTACGTGAGGGAGAACAAGGACCACATCGGCTCCCAGGACCTGCTCAACTGGTGTGTGCAGATCGCCAAG GGGATGAGTTACCTGGAGGAGGTGAGACTGGTGCACCGGGACTTGGCCGCTCGCAACGTCCTCGTCAAGAGCCCCAACCACGTCAAGATCACCGACTTTGGGCTGGCCCGGCTGCTCGACATCGACGAGACCGAGTACCACGCTGATGGTGGCAAG GTGCCCATCAAGTGGATGGCGCTGGAGTCCATCCTCCGCCGGCGCTTCACGCACCAGAGCGATGTCTGGAGTTACG GTGTCACCGTGTGGGAGCTGATGACGTTTGGGGCAAAGCCCTACGATGGGATCCCTGCCCGGGAGATCCCAGACTTGCTGGAGAAGGGCGAGCGGCTGCCGCAGCCGCCCATCTGCACCATCGACGTCTACATGATCATGGTGAAAT GCTGGATGATTGACTCCGAGTGCCGGCCCAAGTTCCGGGAGCTGGTCACCGAGTTCTCCCGCATGGCCCGCGACCCCCAGCGCTTCGTGGTCATCCAG AACGACCTGGTGGGGCTGCCTGGCTCCATGGACAGCACCTTCTACCGGGCACTGCTGGATGAGGAGGACATGGACGACCTGGTGGACGCTGAGGAGTACCTGGTGCCTCACCACGGCTTCTTCAGCACCGACACCTCCACCACCTACCGCAGCCGCATCTCCTCCATGCGG agcacagcGGAGTCTCCAGCCAAGGTGGAAGAGGGCGAGGGCTTGGCCTCGTTCTCCTTCCCCGCCCAAGGCCTGGCAGAGGGGCCAGAGGGACCTGTCCCAGAGGTGCCAGATGGGGACAAggtggccctgcagagccccccgGGGCGGGAGCCTGGGACCCTGCCCCGCTACAGCGAGGATCCCACCGGGCTGACGGCCAAGGATGGAGAGGAGCCTGAGTGCTTCACTGTCCCAGCCCCCCACAACACCATGCCAG AGTACGTGAACCAGGCTGGGGAACGCCCGCCCCGCGCGCCCCCGTCCCCACCGGACAAACCCAAGGGGCACCAGGGCAAGAACGGGCTCATCAAGGACCCCAAGAACTCCTTCCCAGGGCCCTTCGGCCACGCTGTGGAGAACCCCGAGTACCTGGCACCACCCCatggcacccccagccctggccccttcAGCCAGGCCTTCGACAACCCCTACTACTGGAACCAGGACCCTGCCAAGGGTGGTGGCCCCGAAGGTGGCCCTGGTACGACGCCCACGGCCGAGAACCCCGAGTACCTCGGCCTGGCCGGCCCCGACGCCACGGCCGTGTAG
- the RDH8 gene encoding retinol dehydrogenase 8 codes for MAPKTVLITGCSSGIGLALAVRLARDKQRRFRVIATMRNTGRSAALAAAAGPALGRTLEIKQLDVCDESSIRACLDSIPGRHIDILVSNAGVGMAGPLECQSLAAMQSLMDTNFFGLVRLVKEVLPDMKRRRGGHIVVISSIMGLQGIVFNDIYSASKFAVEGFCESLVVQALRFNVAISLVEPGPVMTEFETKLYEEAERADYSRTDPETAEIFTKLYLRNSRDVFTSLGQTPEDIAEHTLRVIEAARPPFRHQTNVAYTPMAALKHADPSGALITDAFYQLVFKYDAVLRFGLRAIRLLRWKAQKVKAGARLLGFK; via the exons ATGGCTCCCAAGACGGTGCTGATCACCGGCTGCTCCTCGGGCATCGGGCTGGCGCTGGCCGTGCGGCTGGCGAGGGACAAACAGCGCCGGTTCCGAG TCATCGCCACCATGAGGAACACGGGCCGGAGCGCGgcgctggcggcggcggcggggccggcgctggGCAGGACGCTGGAGATCAAACAGCTGGATGTGTGCGATGAGAGCTCCATCCGTGCCTGCCTCGACAGCATCCCCGGGCGTCACATCGATATCCTGG TCAGCAATGCCGGGGTGGGCATGGCGGGACCCCTGGAgtgccagagcctggcagccATGCAGAGCCTCATGGACACCAACTTCTTCGGCCTCGTCCGCCTGGTCAAGGAGGTGCTGCCTGACATGAAGAGACGCCGCGGGGGCCACATCGTCGTCATCAGCAGCATCATGGGCCTGCAGG GTATCGTCTTCAATGACATCTACTCGGCCTCCAAGTTTGCCGTGGAGGGTTTCTGCGAGAGCCTGGTGGTGCAGGCGCTGCGCTTCAACGTGGC GATCAGCCTGGTGGAGCCGGGGCCGGTGATGACGGAATTCGAGACCAAGCTGTACGAGGAAGCCGAACGCGCCGACTACTCACGGACAGACCCCGAGACGGCCGAAATCTTCACCAAGCTCTACCTGAGGAACTCCAGGGATGTCTTCACCAGCCTGGGCCAGACCCCTGAGGACATTGCAGAG CACACCCTGCGGGTGATCGAGGCGGCCCGGCCGCCGTTCCGGCACCAGACCAACGTGGCGTACACGCCCATGGCTGCCCTCAAACACGCCGACCCCAGCGGCGCCCTCATCACTGACGCCTTCTACCAGCTGGTGTTCAAGTACGACGCCGTGCTGCGCTTCGGCCTCCGCGCCATCCGCCTGCTCCGCTGGAAGGCTCAGAAGGTCAAGGCTGGCGCGCGGCTCCTGGGCTTCAAATAA